The DNA region AACGCGATAGATCGCGACTAGACCCCGCGAGGGGCAGCCCGGCCGCGCGCGGGGCGCGGCGACCGGCCCGCGTCCGGCGGACCCGGCAGCCGCCGCCAAGTGAGCCTTACCTCACCGGACCGGCGCCGGTCGGGCGCTCTACGCTGGTCGGGCGCCACCAATGGAGGTCGCGCCGCTGTCTGCCGAGTGAGGAATTGGGCGTCATGCCAGAGTTTGCGTACTCCGATCTGCTCCCGCTGGGAGAGGACACCACCCCGTACCGGCTGGTGACCTCCGAGGGTGTGTCCACCTTCGAGGCCGACGGGCGCACGTTCCTCAAGGTCGAGCCTCAGGCGCTGCGCAAGCTCGCCGCCGAGGCGATCCACGACATCCAGCACTATCTGCGCCCGGCCCACCTGGCGCAGCTGCGGCGCATCGTCGACGACCCGGAGGCGTCCGGCAACGACAAGTTCGTCGCCCTCGACCTGCTGAAGAACGCGAACATCGCGGCGGCGGGCGTGCTGCCCATGTGCCAGGACACCGGCACGGCCATCGTCATGGGCAAGCGCGGCCAGAACGTGCTCACCGAGGGCGGCGACGAGGAAGCCCTGTCGCGCGGCATCTACGACGCGTACACGAAGCTGAACCTGCGCTACTCGCAGATGGCCCCGCTCACCATGTGGGAGGAGAAGAACACCGGCTCCAACCTCCCCGCCCAGATCGAGCTGTACGCGACCGACGGCGGCGCCTACAAGTTCCTCTTCATGGCCAAGGGCGGCGGCAGCGCCAACAAGTCCTTCCTCTACCAGGAGACGAAGGCGGTCCTGAACGAGGCCTCCATGATGAAGTTCCTGGAGGAGAAGATCCGCTCGCTCGGCACGGCGGCCTGCCCGCCGTACCACCTGGCGATCGTCGTCGGCGGCACGTCCGCCGAGTTCGCCCTGAAGACCGCGAAGTACGCCTCCGCGCACTACCTGGACGAGCTGCCCGCCGAAGGCTCCGCGACCGGCCACGGATTCCGGGACAAGGAGCTGGAGGAGAAGGTCTTCGAGCTGACGCAGAGGATCGGCATCGGCGCGCAGTTCGGCGGCAAGTACTTCTGCCACGACGTGCGCGTGGTGCGCCTGCCCCGGCACGGCGCCTCGCTGCCCGTCGCGATCGCCGTGTCCTGCTCGGCCGACCGCCAGGCCACCGCGAAGATCACCGCCGAGGGCGTCTTCCTGGAGCAGCTGGAGGCCGACCCGGCGCGGTTCCTGCCGGAGACGACGGACGAGCACCTGGGCGACGACGAGAACGTCGTCAGGATCGACCTCAACCAGCCGATGGACGACATCCTCGCCGAGCTGACCAAGCACCCGGTGAAGACCCGCCTCTCCCTCACCGGACCGCTCGTCGTCGCCCGCGACATCGCGCACGCCAAGATCAAGGAGCGGCTCGACGCGGGCGAGGAGATGCCGCAGTACCTGAAGGACCACCCGGTGTACTACGCGGGTCCGGCCAAGACCCCCGAGGGTTACGCCTCCGGTTCCTTCGGGCCGACCACGGCCGGGCGCATGGACTCCTACGTGGAGCAGTTCCAGGCCGCCGGCGGCTCCAAGGTGATGCTGGCCAAGGGGAACCGCTCCCAGCAGGTCACGGACGCGTGTGCCACGCACGGCGGCTTCTACCTGGGCTCGATCGGTGGTCCGGCGGCGCGGCTCGCGCAGGACTGCATCAAGAAGGTCGAGGTCGTCGAGTACGAGGAGCTCGGCATGGAGGCCGTCTGGAAGATCGAGGTCGAGGACTTCCCGGCGTTCGTCGTCGTCGACGACAAGGGCAACGACTTCTTCCAGAACCCGGCCCCCGAGCCGACGTTCACGTCGATTCCGGTGCGGGGGCCGGGTCTGGCGTAGCTGCCGGGGACGTCAGGCGAACCGCTGGTTCGCCGCGCCCGTGCACTTCTGGAGCCGCAGGGGGTCCTTGGCTCCCGCGAGGGTCAGGCAGAGCGTGCTGTCCGCCGCCGGGCGCAGGGTGCCGGACTGCTTGACGAACTTCTGGTTGGTACCGCCGTGGCAGTTCCAGAGGGTGACGGCGGTGCCTTCCTCGTACGCGCCCCCGGGGACGTCCAGGCAGCGGTCCTGGGTCAGTCCGGTGTGCAGGGAGCGCCGGTCGGAGTCGTACCACCAGGTCTGGTTGCGGTTGCCGGTGCAGTCCCAGCCCTGGACCTTGGTGCCGTTGCGGCTGCTCGACGCGTCCACGTCGACGCAGGTCTTGGTGGCCTCGTTCGTCAACGGCTTGTACGCGTCGTCCCAGGCGCCCTCGTACAGCTTGGCGCCGCCCGTGGACGCGGGGTCGGCGCAGCTGCCCTCGCGCCAGCCGGAGTTGTGGAGCTGGGTGAGGCAGGAGGCGAAGGCGGCGTGGCCGCGGGCGTTGGGGTGGAACGACTGGCGCACCGAGTTGGAGTCCGGCGGGAACGGATTGGTCAGGTCCACGTACAGGCCGCGGGCCCAGGTGTCCTCCATGCAGACCTCGTGGCCGTGGAAGAGCCGGGAGTTGTCGAGGTAGAGCGCGCCGGAGTTCTTCGCGGCCCTGCGCATGCCGCGTTCGAAGGCGGGCACGGCCTCGTTGCGGCCCCACTCGGTGTCGGAGTCGTACCCGAGCCCCCCGCAGGCCAGCTTGCCGGGGAACTGCGGGTTGTCGCGGAAGTCGGGGCCGATCGGGCTCGGGTAGCCCATGACGACCAGCTTGTAGTCGTCGCCCGCGTAGCCCGCCCGGTCCATGACGGTGCGCAGGTCGCGCACGGACTGCTCGACCTTGGGCACGAGCGCGTCGACGCGGGCCTGCCAGCCGTCCTTGTACTTGGGGGCGCACGGGCCCTGGAGGGTGAGGTAGCGGGTCACGCAGTCGGTCATGACGGGGGCGAACTGGAGGTCGTCGTTGGCGCCGACGACGAGCAGGATCGTCTTGATCCGGGTGTTGCGGGCCTTGATGGCGAGGTTGTCGCTCTGCACCAGCTCGTCCGCGTACTGCTTCTGGCCGCCGATCCTGATGTTGGCGGTCCGCGCGCCCGAGCAGGCCACGTTGTACGTGACGTCCGCGGGGATGCCGGTGCGGTGGATGGCGGCGTCCGGCGAGCGGTGGCACCAGTTGTCGGGGCCGTCGGTGCCCGGCTCGTACGTCCCGACGCCCTCGCCGCTGATCTCGCTGTCGCCGAGGGAGATCAGGCCCGTCTTGCGGTCGGCGAGCGGGCGCTCGGCCGGGTCGCCGTACAGCTTGGTGGCCTCGGCCGCGCGGATCTTCTCCAGCTCCGGCGGCAGGGGCGTCGCCGTGGGGGCGGGGCCCTTGGGGTCCGCGGCCCGGGCCGGGGCGGCCGTCGCGGCCCCGCCGATCAGGACCGTGACGGCGGCCGCCGCCGTGAGTGTGCCGCGCAGTCGGCTCGCGCCGGCACGTCTGACGCGTTGAACGCGCTTCATTGCGCCTCCCCGGTTTCGTGTTACCCACGGTTTTTACTGGTGGGTAGGGGGCTTGGGAATAGTCCGAACAAGACAAGTGCTCAACTTTTTGAGGAAGTTGCGCACCCAGAAGCACGGAAGGACCAGCGGACATGAGCGGCGGCGACAGCGG from Streptomyces flavofungini includes:
- a CDS encoding fumarate hydratase produces the protein MPEFAYSDLLPLGEDTTPYRLVTSEGVSTFEADGRTFLKVEPQALRKLAAEAIHDIQHYLRPAHLAQLRRIVDDPEASGNDKFVALDLLKNANIAAAGVLPMCQDTGTAIVMGKRGQNVLTEGGDEEALSRGIYDAYTKLNLRYSQMAPLTMWEEKNTGSNLPAQIELYATDGGAYKFLFMAKGGGSANKSFLYQETKAVLNEASMMKFLEEKIRSLGTAACPPYHLAIVVGGTSAEFALKTAKYASAHYLDELPAEGSATGHGFRDKELEEKVFELTQRIGIGAQFGGKYFCHDVRVVRLPRHGASLPVAIAVSCSADRQATAKITAEGVFLEQLEADPARFLPETTDEHLGDDENVVRIDLNQPMDDILAELTKHPVKTRLSLTGPLVVARDIAHAKIKERLDAGEEMPQYLKDHPVYYAGPAKTPEGYASGSFGPTTAGRMDSYVEQFQAAGGSKVMLAKGNRSQQVTDACATHGGFYLGSIGGPAARLAQDCIKKVEVVEYEELGMEAVWKIEVEDFPAFVVVDDKGNDFFQNPAPEPTFTSIPVRGPGLA
- a CDS encoding ricin-type beta-trefoil lectin domain protein, which gives rise to MKRVQRVRRAGASRLRGTLTAAAAVTVLIGGAATAAPARAADPKGPAPTATPLPPELEKIRAAEATKLYGDPAERPLADRKTGLISLGDSEISGEGVGTYEPGTDGPDNWCHRSPDAAIHRTGIPADVTYNVACSGARTANIRIGGQKQYADELVQSDNLAIKARNTRIKTILLVVGANDDLQFAPVMTDCVTRYLTLQGPCAPKYKDGWQARVDALVPKVEQSVRDLRTVMDRAGYAGDDYKLVVMGYPSPIGPDFRDNPQFPGKLACGGLGYDSDTEWGRNEAVPAFERGMRRAAKNSGALYLDNSRLFHGHEVCMEDTWARGLYVDLTNPFPPDSNSVRQSFHPNARGHAAFASCLTQLHNSGWREGSCADPASTGGAKLYEGAWDDAYKPLTNEATKTCVDVDASSSRNGTKVQGWDCTGNRNQTWWYDSDRRSLHTGLTQDRCLDVPGGAYEEGTAVTLWNCHGGTNQKFVKQSGTLRPAADSTLCLTLAGAKDPLRLQKCTGAANQRFA